The following nucleotide sequence is from Metamycoplasma phocicerebrale.
TATCCTCCTTAATGTAGTATGTAAATGTTTAATTTTTATTGTTTAAAAATAATTATAAATTATATTATAAAAAGACCAGAAATATCTTATTTTATAATTTTTGTTATTTTAATTAATTAAAATAAAAAAAGCCAGAAATTTATCTAGCTTTTAAAAAATGGTTCTTCATTTTCTATTTTTTGAGAATTAGGAATATCTTTTGAATCTTTTTCTAATTCATTTGTTTGTATTTTAATATCACTATTTTCATCATAATTATTTATGTTAATTTCTTCTGAATTAGTTGAATTTCTTAATTTTTCTTCTTCAATATCAATATTATATTGTTTGGAAATGCCTTTTAAGTATTTAGATAAATATATTATTCCACTTACTCATGATAAAATTAAACCAATAATTAAGGGGATATTTACATATAATATATATAAATCATTATTCATATATTTACCAGAATCTTCTTTTGCCATTCATGGCCCAGCAAAAGCTATAGCAATTAGCGCAATAGAAACTATAATTGTTTTTACTTTTCCTCATCAGTTAGCAGATATTTTAATATCCTTTTTAACAGCATACACTCTTGCCCCATCTACTAAAATATCTCTAATTATAAATAATATTGCCAATGGTAAATAACTATAATTCATTACCGATAAAAATATCAGCATTAAAGTTGTTGCTATTTTATCGGCTATAGGATCAAATATCTTACCAAATTGTGATACAGTTT
It contains:
- the pgsA gene encoding CDP-diacylglycerol--glycerol-3-phosphate 3-phosphatidyltransferase, whose protein sequence is MKNKEKRIKIKNTEKKPMSKFGVANWLTVLRMVLMIPFIALMSAAFIIVIRYGGAFWYNKISLVGDQTYKVGLSAIYWVNIAIFIISMITDFVDGHIARKTKTVSQFGKIFDPIADKIATTLMLIFLSVMNYSYLPLAILFIIRDILVDGARVYAVKKDIKISANWWGKVKTIIVSIALIAIAFAGPWMAKEDSGKYMNNDLYILYVNIPLIIGLILSWVSGIIYLSKYLKGISKQYNIDIEEEKLRNSTNSEEININNYDENSDIKIQTNELEKDSKDIPNSQKIENEEPFFKS